From one uncultured Bacteroides sp. genomic stretch:
- a CDS encoding phosphodiester glycosidase family protein, producing the protein MKKQASNFLFFFLFCFGLPAWSRCPIDINGVSKKVDTLVYRQVGPGTMYTNMRLSEYPINVHMMTIDLNNQYNTVETFQAYDRTGSTENMTHVYSRLASSGHTPIGSVNGNFWTVSGQGQPASLLGVPYSGSIRNGEMVTKPSNWNRGRGTAAEALNDIGFATIDENRKAWICDMGFDGKVTIDGVGDYPISEINRIRNTDNLAFYNSYVGASTRSDDNGTEIFIKPVSGQSWAVNKETVCEVIRIVKDKGANAVGEGESVLSGNGVAKVFLDNLSVGQQVKVNMGIYTLVDKLRPAIKQMVTGNALVMKDGVLTPRNTNEEYNSTVYPRTGIGMSADGKTLYLIVIDGKSTISVGASTATMCGILKAAGASNATSMDGGGSAQMMLKGEIVNNPADGKERAVANGWMLFSTAPADSEISRVEFSDYKLVIPANATYKPSFLGYNKYGVLSAQSLEGVTLSCDPALGQIINGQFVASDTPQKGKLVAHYNGLEVEKEVTIKESDVAFRLDSVLISNKKTYSVEIQAKSGDLQFSVDPVFLTWEVKDSNICSVDKGVLTGISNGATLVTGALGNLKDTIKVNVEIPATDILPIDKMSDLSLWTVKGSSNILNASLTSSTLPTSIKYTYTSGRSPYIQLYKETSLYSIPDSMKIVLNTNNAGVTKAILTVKANNETSYSPIEYTGIETGKDFVLSFPMGKLLTDVNDRACYPIHFEGLKLMLNTATQIANEVYEIAIKEFFLIYGNTTVGITNPKLISKLRVYPNPVTEGVAYVAVSVDTPQDVRMELYSLSGELLRSENLGSYQTDEIRLPIQGISSGTYLLNLYIGNKKEVMKIIVR; encoded by the coding sequence ATGAAAAAGCAGGCGAGTAATTTTCTATTCTTCTTTTTATTCTGTTTCGGATTACCTGCATGGAGCAGATGTCCTATCGACATAAATGGCGTATCGAAAAAGGTGGATACATTGGTTTACAGGCAAGTAGGGCCTGGAACGATGTACACTAATATGCGTTTATCTGAATATCCGATAAATGTGCACATGATGACAATTGATCTGAATAATCAGTATAATACGGTTGAGACTTTCCAGGCATATGATCGTACTGGTAGTACAGAGAACATGACACATGTTTATTCAAGATTGGCATCATCAGGGCATACACCTATAGGAAGTGTAAACGGAAATTTCTGGACCGTTTCCGGACAAGGACAACCAGCTTCACTTTTGGGAGTTCCTTATAGCGGGAGTATACGTAATGGAGAAATGGTTACTAAACCCAGTAATTGGAATCGAGGTCGCGGAACAGCAGCAGAAGCTCTTAACGATATAGGCTTTGCTACTATCGATGAAAACCGTAAAGCTTGGATATGTGATATGGGCTTTGATGGTAAGGTAACCATTGATGGTGTTGGAGATTATCCTATCTCTGAGATCAACAGAATCCGGAATACAGATAATCTTGCTTTTTACAATAGTTATGTTGGTGCTTCAACACGTTCGGATGATAATGGTACAGAGATATTTATCAAACCGGTTTCAGGACAAAGTTGGGCTGTTAATAAAGAAACTGTTTGTGAAGTGATCCGAATCGTAAAAGATAAAGGAGCTAATGCGGTAGGAGAAGGAGAGTCCGTATTATCAGGAAATGGTGTAGCCAAAGTTTTTCTTGATAACCTAAGTGTGGGGCAACAGGTAAAAGTAAATATGGGTATTTATACCTTGGTTGATAAGTTAAGACCAGCAATAAAACAAATGGTTACTGGAAATGCTTTGGTTATGAAAGATGGTGTGTTAACTCCTCGAAATACGAACGAAGAATACAATTCAACAGTTTATCCCCGAACTGGAATTGGCATGTCTGCAGATGGTAAAACATTATACTTAATTGTTATTGATGGTAAATCGACCATATCAGTAGGAGCGAGTACAGCAACGATGTGCGGGATATTAAAAGCCGCCGGAGCAAGTAACGCTACTTCCATGGATGGTGGAGGCTCTGCTCAAATGATGTTGAAGGGGGAAATTGTAAATAACCCTGCAGATGGTAAAGAACGTGCTGTGGCTAATGGATGGATGCTCTTTTCTACAGCACCAGCTGATTCTGAAATTTCCAGAGTTGAGTTCTCTGACTATAAATTGGTAATACCGGCAAATGCTACTTATAAACCCTCTTTCTTAGGTTATAATAAGTATGGAGTACTTTCAGCTCAGAGTCTGGAAGGAGTGACGTTAAGTTGTGATCCTGCTTTAGGACAAATAATTAATGGACAGTTTGTAGCCTCAGACACTCCTCAAAAAGGTAAATTAGTTGCTCATTATAATGGACTTGAGGTTGAAAAAGAAGTTACTATTAAAGAATCTGATGTTGCATTCCGCTTGGATTCTGTCTTGATAAGTAATAAAAAAACGTATTCGGTTGAGATTCAGGCTAAATCAGGTGATCTGCAATTTAGTGTTGATCCTGTTTTTTTAACGTGGGAAGTGAAAGATTCAAATATTTGTTCAGTAGATAAAGGTGTTTTGACTGGGATCTCTAATGGAGCTACCTTGGTTACAGGGGCCTTAGGAAATTTGAAAGACACCATAAAGGTTAATGTTGAAATCCCTGCAACTGATATTCTGCCCATTGATAAAATGAGTGATCTTTCTTTGTGGACAGTCAAAGGTTCTTCGAATATATTAAATGCATCATTAACTTCTTCAACTTTGCCTACTTCTATAAAATACACTTATACCTCAGGTCGTTCACCATATATTCAATTGTATAAGGAGACTTCATTGTACAGTATTCCTGATTCAATGAAAATTGTTTTGAATACAAACAATGCGGGAGTTACTAAAGCGATTCTGACAGTAAAAGCGAATAATGAAACCAGCTATTCCCCCATTGAATATACTGGAATCGAAACTGGCAAAGATTTCGTTCTGAGTTTCCCGATGGGCAAGCTTCTAACGGATGTAAACGATAGGGCTTGTTATCCGATCCATTTTGAGGGACTAAAACTTATGCTAAATACGGCTACTCAAATTGCGAATGAAGTCTATGAGATAGCAATTAAAGAGTTTTTTCTGATTTATGGAAATACTACTGTTGGTATAACCAATCCAAAGCTAATTTCCAAATTAAGGGTCTATCCTAATCCGGTGACAGAAGGAGTTGCCTATGTGGCTGTTTCTGTTGATACTCCACAGGACGTTCGTATGGAATTATACTCTCTTTCTGGTGAACTCCTTCGTTCTGAGAATCTGGGCTCTTATCAAACAGATGAAATCAGATTGCCCATTCAAGGAATCTCTTCAGGTACTTATTTACTGAATTTATATATAGGGAACAAAAAGGAAGTAATGAAAATTATTGTCCGTTAA
- a CDS encoding phosphodiester glycosidase family protein translates to MRKIYTFLFFVFCLGIYSFAGGTSELTIGGIVYKVDTLSHMKVGPGSYYSALKYSTSTKALRVFILEVDAKNPYVRFESVLGKDSTITTERTSSMAIRKSKEGAVYFAGTNADFFDTSAANLGYPCGGCVVNGQIARTPSSNPVMSFAGNMPMLDNIIFSGSSCTFGSQKFGITDLNVTRGTNQLILYNTLNGNYTHANGYGTEVLIELPENVSWNVNTAIKAKVVKIESRKGNMHILPNHAVLSGHGAAETFLAQLKENDEVEVYLGLNPVNLGGTPQINAMVGGDRMILQSGEVTDNDWVDPNPRTSIGYSMDKSKVYFCVVDGRSSISSGTSTKQLADIMKSAGAYNAINLDGGGSSAMYIKEFGVMNNPSDGTERAVSNGIYAVNTSPTDNNIAEIRCSTSSISLPRYGVFTPLFYGYNQYGTLINTNVKDVKLSCSSEMGEINSSGVFVASGSQGGTLLADYNGVKAGIKVDLSAEAMPSLRLDSVLVDQKHAYPIEVEALVGEIMMPLLPQALSWTVDNPEVCSVDNGILKGVSNGKTYVHGKLGNVELTQKVIVEIPAKDVLSVDQFADLSSWVVKGSSNILNMSLTSSSFPTSIKYTYSSGRSPYIQLYKEFSLYSIPDSMRIVLNTNKTGVSKAILSAKANNESTYSPFEYTGIVAGEDYTLNFPMNKLLTDINDRACYPIHFEGLKLMVNSTTQTANEVYEIQIKEFSLIYGNLNVGFTNPELISKLRIYPNPVTEGVAYVAVSVDTPQDVRMELYSLSGKMLRSENLGTCQTGEIRLPLQGIASGTYLLNLSLGNKSEAMKIIIK, encoded by the coding sequence ATGAGAAAAATATATACTTTTTTATTTTTTGTCTTCTGTCTCGGCATTTACTCTTTTGCCGGTGGTACCAGTGAACTTACTATTGGCGGAATTGTCTATAAGGTAGATACTTTGTCTCATATGAAGGTGGGCCCCGGTTCCTATTACAGCGCATTGAAATATTCCACGTCAACAAAGGCGTTACGCGTTTTCATATTAGAGGTTGATGCAAAGAACCCTTATGTGCGTTTTGAATCTGTTTTAGGCAAAGATTCTACGATTACTACAGAGAGAACTTCGTCGATGGCTATTCGGAAAAGTAAAGAAGGGGCAGTTTATTTTGCCGGAACAAATGCTGATTTTTTTGATACTTCTGCTGCGAATCTTGGTTATCCTTGTGGTGGTTGTGTTGTTAATGGACAAATAGCCAGAACTCCAAGTAGTAATCCTGTTATGTCGTTTGCAGGGAATATGCCTATGCTAGACAATATTATTTTTAGTGGCAGCAGTTGTACTTTTGGTTCTCAAAAGTTTGGAATTACTGATTTGAATGTAACAAGAGGTACAAATCAGTTGATTCTTTATAATACATTAAATGGGAATTATACTCACGCTAATGGTTATGGAACAGAAGTTCTTATAGAATTACCGGAAAATGTGAGTTGGAATGTGAATACTGCTATTAAAGCAAAAGTAGTTAAGATTGAGTCACGTAAAGGGAATATGCATATATTACCTAATCATGCTGTTTTGTCCGGGCATGGCGCAGCTGAAACTTTTCTGGCTCAATTAAAGGAAAATGATGAAGTGGAGGTTTACCTTGGCCTGAATCCTGTCAATCTTGGAGGAACTCCTCAGATTAATGCGATGGTTGGAGGTGATAGAATGATTCTTCAATCGGGAGAAGTGACTGATAATGATTGGGTCGATCCAAATCCTCGAACATCTATTGGTTATTCAATGGATAAGAGTAAAGTTTATTTTTGTGTAGTAGATGGTCGCTCTTCTATATCAAGCGGAACATCAACCAAGCAACTTGCCGATATTATGAAAAGCGCAGGTGCATATAATGCTATTAATCTTGACGGTGGAGGTTCCAGTGCCATGTATATTAAAGAGTTCGGAGTTATGAATAATCCAAGTGATGGTACAGAACGTGCCGTTTCCAATGGCATTTATGCTGTAAATACATCTCCCACAGATAATAATATTGCAGAAATAAGATGTTCCACAAGCTCCATCTCTTTACCACGTTATGGTGTGTTTACACCTTTATTTTACGGATACAATCAATACGGAACACTAATTAATACAAATGTAAAGGACGTAAAACTATCATGCTCATCTGAAATGGGTGAAATTAACTCATCAGGTGTATTTGTTGCTTCCGGTTCTCAGGGAGGAACATTACTGGCTGATTATAATGGAGTAAAGGCAGGTATAAAGGTTGATCTAAGTGCTGAAGCCATGCCTTCTTTGCGACTTGATTCAGTATTAGTTGACCAGAAGCATGCGTATCCTATAGAAGTAGAAGCTTTGGTTGGAGAGATAATGATGCCTTTGCTGCCGCAGGCACTTAGTTGGACGGTTGATAATCCGGAAGTTTGCTCTGTAGATAATGGTATACTGAAAGGTGTTTCTAACGGTAAGACTTACGTTCACGGTAAACTTGGCAATGTAGAACTTACTCAAAAAGTGATTGTTGAGATCCCCGCAAAAGATGTTTTGTCTGTCGATCAGTTTGCCGATCTTTCTTCGTGGGTAGTGAAAGGTTCTTCGAATATATTAAATATGTCGCTAACTTCAAGCTCTTTCCCTACTTCGATAAAATACACCTATTCTTCCGGTCGTTCCCCATATATTCAGCTATATAAAGAATTCTCGCTGTACAGTATTCCAGATTCAATGAGAATTGTTTTGAATACAAACAAAACGGGTGTTAGCAAAGCAATTCTTTCTGCTAAAGCGAATAACGAGAGCACATATTCTCCTTTTGAATATACAGGAATTGTGGCTGGAGAAGACTACACTTTAAATTTCCCTATGAATAAACTTCTAACCGATATAAACGATCGGGCTTGTTATCCAATTCATTTCGAGGGATTAAAACTAATGGTAAATTCAACCACTCAAACAGCCAATGAAGTATATGAGATTCAAATCAAAGAATTTTCTCTGATTTATGGGAACCTGAATGTAGGCTTTACTAATCCGGAACTAATTTCCAAACTGAGAATATATCCTAATCCGGTGACTGAAGGAGTAGCCTATGTGGCTGTTTCTGTTGATACTCCTCAGGATGTTCGTATGGAATTGTACTCTCTTTCCGGTAAGATGCTGCGTTCTGAGAATCTGGGAACCTGCCAAACAGGTGAGATAAGATTACCTCTCCAAGGAATTGCGTCGGGCACTTATTTGTTGAACCTGAGTTTGGGAAATAAATCAGAGGCTATGAAAATAATAATTAAATAG
- a CDS encoding T9SS type A sorting domain-containing protein encodes MKKLLLGAVTLMLGAASMNAQSVKDPAVYTAVNGYGLKNLWIQSEKTNSNTELLTRLGANARGMAVLNGEVLFCKRLGDPNVSSIDVYDGATGAFKRNVQLAANVFLQNDGTAVGIPCNDIQVDAAGHVLVCNLETNAAKESFQVWSINMADGSGTKVLDCLLPDVVTANGLRFDAFGVYGDVTGDGYLMAAAAGDEAGVGNQVLRWDIKGGVVDGSNPTFITISSYYPAAAITNGTAPRVCPVDNDLFYLDGFNSAATLYGMDGVMVDSFTAAPDCTPYNVGNNGVDEFTINGKNFVAYVYSNTVGVPPQAWNLCELGAGQSFTGMQKYFQFPEAGMGAASNAVRTALPRIEVNAAKTVATIYVYAKGAGVAAYQFGLASDIGTGIKETTADAALKVVATANGIELSEAANVEVFNFAGQKVAAKANASKVTLAPGMYIVKAVTAEGAVATAKVNVK; translated from the coding sequence ATGAAAAAATTGTTACTTGGAGCTGTGACTCTTATGTTGGGAGCCGCATCTATGAATGCACAAAGCGTGAAAGATCCTGCGGTTTACACTGCTGTTAATGGTTATGGACTGAAAAATCTATGGATTCAGTCAGAAAAAACAAATAGTAACACAGAACTTCTTACTAGGCTTGGTGCCAATGCCAGAGGTATGGCTGTGCTTAATGGTGAAGTTTTGTTTTGCAAACGTTTAGGTGATCCTAATGTTTCGAGTATTGATGTATATGATGGCGCAACCGGTGCTTTCAAAAGAAATGTTCAACTTGCTGCAAATGTATTTCTTCAAAATGATGGTACAGCAGTAGGTATTCCTTGTAATGATATTCAGGTTGATGCTGCCGGACATGTTCTTGTTTGTAATTTGGAAACAAATGCAGCAAAGGAAAGCTTCCAGGTATGGAGCATTAATATGGCTGATGGCTCTGGAACTAAAGTTCTGGACTGCTTGTTACCTGATGTAGTTACTGCTAATGGACTTCGATTTGATGCTTTTGGCGTATATGGTGATGTAACTGGTGATGGCTATTTGATGGCTGCTGCTGCTGGAGATGAAGCAGGAGTTGGTAATCAGGTTCTTCGTTGGGATATCAAAGGTGGAGTTGTTGATGGATCTAACCCTACTTTTATTACAATCTCAAGTTATTACCCTGCTGCTGCAATTACTAATGGAACAGCACCGCGTGTTTGTCCTGTAGATAATGATCTTTTCTATTTGGATGGTTTTAATAGCGCAGCAACTCTTTATGGTATGGATGGTGTTATGGTAGATAGCTTTACGGCTGCTCCGGATTGTACTCCATATAATGTTGGTAATAATGGTGTAGATGAGTTTACTATCAATGGTAAGAATTTTGTTGCCTATGTATATTCTAATACAGTTGGAGTTCCTCCTCAAGCTTGGAACTTATGTGAATTGGGTGCAGGACAGTCATTTACCGGTATGCAGAAATATTTTCAATTTCCTGAAGCAGGTATGGGAGCGGCTTCTAATGCTGTACGTACAGCTTTACCTCGTATAGAAGTAAACGCAGCTAAGACTGTTGCTACAATTTATGTTTATGCAAAAGGTGCCGGAGTTGCTGCATATCAGTTTGGTCTTGCATCAGATATTGGAACAGGAATTAAAGAAACAACTGCTGATGCTGCTTTGAAGGTAGTTGCTACAGCTAATGGTATTGAATTGTCTGAAGCTGCTAATGTTGAAGTATTCAATTTTGCAGGTCAGAAAGTGGCTGCTAAAGCAAATGCTTCTAAGGTTACTTTGGCTCCGGGCATGTACATTGTAAAGGCTGTAACCGCTGAAGGTGCAGTTGCTACTGCAAAAGTTAATGTGAAATAA
- a CDS encoding family 10 glycosylhydrolase, producing the protein MTNYSIKRIVISLLFLQIGLIAFSQSPKREMRSAWLATVWQLDWPKSQISTTGNELQINAQKKLMTRILDSLVSANMNAVCFQVRSRCDAMYKSSYEPWSSDLVATRGMDPGYDPLAFVIEEGHKRGLEVHAWVNPYRFESVAGQWSGLPGDYNTDHPDWVLTHGGASILNPGVPEVRQRITDIIKEIVTNYDVDGVLFDDYFYLSGTSTEDAGTYSKYNPDGLELSDWRRDNVDKMIAKVYNMIQGVKPQIKFGVSPAGIWDVSSSVAASYGLTLPSGISGGYAYNSIYCNPIAWLQQGTVDYISPQIYWTTGSGSTDYNKLAPWWSDVALHFGKQFYSSHSISALTASVSTTSVQINGVTLPTLGLSSTEQAILQENTAPKTRFVSSEVGSQIDANRNSDKNDAPGSIFYSATKLYATTGFIDYLKRNKFTDKALTPAIHWKSTSTPSAVSNILLNGNVLSWTPADGNMRYSIYAIPNSEVNNPSVFNSSEYLLGVSYSATYTLNASADFSNKTFAVAVLDRYGNEYAPVIMGQSSGTASTTTATYPADQSNVLAPFTFTWEAVPEAISYILEIATDANFTNLLCAREVYTNSFSTTNLKQLSEGQTYYWRVKTKAVGSEVTSSVRTFVPTIFAISKPVDASQNVSLTPGISWTDAGEGATYQLEIASAVSFISSSILYSANSNSNSYQLPAGILVGLNTYYLRVKTQINGVEIYSPIISFTTEAVVPDIPQIVSPITNSTVESSQLKVTWNEEPRAKNFRIELCSSESFYPRQTKAKLVNPFIYETIYDGLTSGTYYLRARAEYSQKNESGAILTNYTDWSDTIKIDYRLSTGMENTIKEGNSFYILSSESGNKQLILNIADYSKILVSINSISGVLLAHLWNNGMPAGQHILDIPVEHLPSGVYLLIVEMDGKREVLKILK; encoded by the coding sequence ATGACTAATTATAGCATAAAAAGAATAGTTATTTCGTTATTATTCCTACAGATCGGTTTAATAGCCTTTTCGCAGTCACCCAAAAGAGAGATGCGTTCAGCTTGGCTTGCGACCGTGTGGCAGTTAGATTGGCCTAAATCACAAATTTCCACTACCGGGAATGAATTGCAAATAAATGCTCAAAAGAAGCTAATGACTAGAATTCTGGATTCGTTGGTTTCGGCAAATATGAATGCTGTTTGTTTTCAGGTTCGAAGCCGATGTGATGCTATGTATAAGTCAAGTTACGAACCTTGGTCCTCTGATTTGGTCGCTACACGAGGAATGGATCCTGGATATGATCCGCTTGCTTTTGTGATCGAGGAAGGACATAAAAGGGGGTTGGAAGTACATGCTTGGGTGAATCCTTATCGTTTTGAGTCTGTTGCTGGTCAGTGGAGTGGCCTTCCTGGAGATTACAATACAGATCATCCCGATTGGGTACTTACTCACGGGGGGGCATCGATTTTGAATCCAGGTGTACCGGAAGTGAGACAACGCATAACAGATATCATAAAGGAGATTGTTACAAACTATGATGTAGATGGAGTCCTTTTCGATGATTATTTCTATTTATCTGGAACATCTACAGAAGATGCCGGCACTTATTCAAAATATAATCCTGATGGATTGGAATTGTCAGACTGGAGACGTGATAATGTCGATAAGATGATTGCAAAGGTCTATAATATGATTCAGGGGGTAAAGCCTCAAATTAAATTTGGTGTATCACCAGCCGGAATATGGGATGTTAGCAGTAGCGTTGCTGCATCTTATGGATTAACTCTTCCTTCCGGAATTTCTGGAGGGTATGCTTATAATAGTATTTATTGTAATCCTATTGCTTGGTTACAACAGGGGACAGTAGATTATATTTCTCCTCAGATTTACTGGACAACAGGTTCTGGAAGTACTGATTATAACAAATTAGCACCTTGGTGGTCTGATGTTGCTCTTCACTTTGGTAAGCAATTTTATTCCAGTCATTCCATTAGTGCTTTAACTGCATCAGTGTCAACAACGTCAGTCCAAATTAATGGAGTAACATTGCCTACTTTAGGTTTGTCTTCAACGGAACAAGCCATTTTACAGGAGAATACAGCTCCTAAAACTCGTTTTGTGTCATCAGAAGTTGGTTCGCAAATAGATGCGAACAGAAACTCAGATAAGAATGATGCTCCGGGAAGTATCTTTTATTCTGCTACAAAACTTTATGCCACTACCGGATTTATAGATTATCTTAAACGTAATAAGTTTACTGATAAGGCTTTGACTCCTGCCATTCATTGGAAGAGCACTTCAACTCCTAGTGCTGTGAGTAATATCTTACTCAATGGTAATGTTCTTAGTTGGACACCTGCAGATGGAAATATGCGATATTCTATCTATGCGATTCCAAATTCGGAGGTAAATAATCCGAGTGTATTTAATTCGTCTGAATATTTATTGGGAGTATCTTATAGTGCAACTTATACCTTGAATGCTTCTGCAGATTTCTCGAATAAGACTTTTGCAGTAGCTGTTTTAGATCGCTATGGAAATGAATATGCTCCGGTAATAATGGGACAATCTTCCGGAACTGCATCTACTACTACGGCTACATATCCTGCCGATCAGTCAAATGTACTGGCGCCTTTTACATTTACGTGGGAAGCTGTTCCTGAAGCAATCTCTTATATTCTTGAGATTGCAACTGATGCAAATTTTACAAACTTATTATGTGCACGCGAGGTCTATACAAATAGTTTCTCCACAACGAATCTGAAACAATTAAGCGAGGGACAGACTTATTATTGGAGAGTAAAAACAAAGGCTGTTGGATCAGAAGTTACATCTTCTGTTCGTACTTTTGTTCCTACAATATTTGCTATATCTAAACCGGTTGATGCAAGTCAGAATGTATCTCTAACTCCTGGAATTTCGTGGACAGATGCTGGAGAAGGAGCAACTTACCAACTTGAGATAGCTTCTGCCGTAAGTTTTATAAGTAGTTCAATTTTGTATTCTGCAAATTCTAATTCAAATAGTTATCAATTACCTGCAGGAATATTAGTAGGATTAAACACTTATTATTTACGTGTGAAGACTCAGATAAATGGAGTAGAAATATATTCTCCGATAATTAGTTTTACTACGGAAGCTGTTGTTCCGGATATTCCTCAAATAGTATCTCCTATAACTAATTCTACCGTAGAATCCTCCCAATTAAAAGTGACTTGGAATGAGGAGCCTCGGGCTAAGAATTTCCGTATTGAATTATGTAGTTCTGAGAGTTTTTACCCCAGACAGACAAAAGCAAAGCTAGTTAATCCGTTTATTTATGAGACTATTTATGATGGTTTGACGTCTGGTACATATTATCTCAGAGCCAGAGCTGAGTATTCTCAGAAAAATGAGTCCGGTGCTATTTTAACAAACTACACAGATTGGTCAGATACGATAAAGATAGATTATCGATTATCAACGGGCATGGAAAATACAATAAAAGAAGGTAATAGCTTTTATATTCTTTCTTCTGAGTCAGGAAACAAGCAGTTGATATTAAATATTGCTGACTATTCAAAAATACTAGTGAGTATAAACTCAATTTCTGGTGTCCTCTTAGCTCATCTGTGGAATAATGGAATGCCTGCAGGACAGCACATCTTGGATATACCAGTTGAGCATCTGCCCTCGGGAGTCTATTTACTCATAGTTGAAATGGATGGGAAAAGAGAAGTGTTGAAGATATTGAAATAG